The genomic region GCCGCCGCGTAAACATTTGCTCCATCAATAAAAAGTCCAATCCGCTCTAAATACTGTGGTTGTTCCATCTGTCCTCCGGGCGCGGCCAAATCGGGGAAGCGCCCATCTATGTGGTGCTGAAGTGGTGTTCAAAGGGTCAATGAGAGTTGAGTATGCCCGCAGTCACGCATCGGCAGTTGCCGCCCGCCAAAACAGTGGCCTTTGGCGGCTGGCTTTAAGATACCGGCTGCCCGCCCCGAAATGTCAATTCAGGTTCCCCTGAACAAGGTGTCGCTGAACTCACTTTAAGTTTGAATGCACCGGCAACTGTGGCCGCTGTCCCTCCTGTTGCAGCGCCGCCCACACGTCCTGATTGAGTTTGAGTAGATCAACGCCGCCGTATTCGGCTGGCAAGGCCTGGAGATATTTCTGGGCTTTGTCGAAGTTGCGGTGGGTGAGACTGCCGTACGCCCAGCGCCTGTGCAGCGCGGCGGCCAGCAAAATCAGGGCCTGCAAGAACGCCCGCTCCTCACCGGCAGCAATCAGCCAGCGGCCTTCCCACGCTTCGTGGGCTTCCCACCACAGGCCCGCATTAAACAGCCGCGCTCCCTCATTCCACTCCTGACTGCTCTGGGCCGACCACATGTCCTCAGTGTGGCGCATCCCTGCCGCGCCGCCCCCACACCCTCCCCAAAACTAAAGGCCGCCTGAAGGTGTTCACGCCATAATGCCAACTTGTCACACATGTGATTACAGGTTAGGCAGCGTAAACTGTGGACATGAAACCCGTAGAACTGAGCGACAGCAATTTTAAGAGCGAAATCGAAAGTGGCCTGACGTTGGTGGACTTTTGGGCCCCCTGGTGCGGCCCTTGCCGGATGGTCGCCCCCGTCATGGAAGAGATCGCCGGGCAGTACAGCGGCAAAGTCAAAGTCGGCAAGCTCAACGTGGACGACAACCAGCAAACCGCCATGCAGTTTAAGGTGATGAGTATCCCCACCGTGATGTTGTTCAAGGATGGTCAATTAATAGAAACCGCTGTGGGCGCACAACCCAAGCGGGCATTTGAACAGTTGATCAACAAGCACGTCGAGAACGCCGTCAGCAACTGAGTTTTAGGCGTGACCGCCAAGCCGCTTCTGTTGTGGGAGCGGTTTTTGATTTGGCCACAGGATTTTACCCCAGCGCCAGCACCGCCCGCGCAGTAGGTTCGTCGACCACCAACACCTTGGCCAGCCCACCCAGCAAAGCGGCGTGCAGAGCGCGGGCTTTGCCGACACCGGCCACCACGCAGATGGTTTGCGGCGCAGCCCGCACCAACCCCAAATCGGGGCCGCTGGCCCGCGCGTTCATGGGAATACCTTCAAAGCTGCCGTCGGCGCGGAAAAATACGGTGGCAAGGTCGCCCACCACCCCCGCCGAGATGAGTCCGGCTTCTTCGTGGGCTTCCAAGTAGCCTGCCGTGTAGACGTAGCTGGGCATTTCGGCCTCGGTGCTGCCCAGCGAGTACAGCAGCACGTCGGCCCGCTCTTGGAGCGCCAGCACGTGCCGCACGCTGCGCTCTTGCCACATCATCTTCTTGGTTTCGGCGCTGTCGAAAAAAGTCGGCACCGGGAAAAGCTGCGCTCTGCCGCCGTAATTGCGGGCAAAGCGGGCCACCGTGTCGGTGACAAAGCCGCTCATGAAGTCCTCGGCGTTGGCCGAGCCGTTGAGCTGCACGAAAGTAAGTTCCGGAATGGCGCGGGGCTTCAGCGCCCGGCTGACCGCCTCTAAAGTGTTGCCCCAGGCCAGGCCCACGATCTGCTGAGGCTGGAGGGTATTGCTCAGCAAGTTGGCGCTGTACGCCGAGACGCGCTCCAAGCTGACGGCCTCGCTACTGCCGGTGGGGACGTCCACCACATGCGGCGAGAGATCCGGAAAACGCTGACGAAGTTGGGCTTCGAGAACCTGTGGATGCTCGGCGGGGTCGTGAATCCGAATTTCAACGAGGCCGCTCTGCTTGGCCAGCGTCAGCAGCCGCGAGACTTTGGGCCGCGACACGCCGAGTTCGGCAGCAATTTGGCCAGTGGTCAGGCCCTGATAAAAGTACAGCCGCGCCACCTGCACCGCTTGGGCAGCTTGGTCGGGCAGCGTTTCGGGAGGGGCGTGATCTGGGTTGGTCATGGTGTTTCAGCATAACGATTGGGCCGAGGCAAAAACTTGCACAAACGTTCAGCGCAGTATTGACATTTGTTCAAGAGCAGTCAACACTAACCTTCAACCCCAGCCCCTTCCCTCTCCACCCTTTGACCAGGAGACTCGATGCCTCAGTACATTCTCGCGCTCGATCAAGGCACCACGTCCAGCCGCGCCATCGTGTTTGACCAGTTGGGCAACATCAAAGCGCAGGCCCAAAAAGAGTTTCATCAGCTTTTCCCGCGTCCGGGCTTGGTCGAACACGACGCCCAAGAAATCTGGAGCACCCAAATCGGCGTGGCGCAAGAAGCCATCACGCAGGCACGCTTGCGTCCCAGCGACATCGCCGCCATCGGCATCACCAACCAGCGCGAAACGGTGGTGATTTGGGAGCGGGTTAGTGGCAAGCCCATTCACAACGCCATCGTCTGGCAAGACCGCCGCACGGCTGGGTGGTGCGACCAGCTCAAAGCGGCGGGCAAAGAGGAGTTGATTCAGCAAAAAACTGGTCTGATTCTTGACGCCTACTTTTCCGGCACCAAAGTCAAGTGGATCTTGGACAACGTGGAGGGCGCACGTGAAAAAGCCGAGAAAGGCGAGTTGGCTTTTGGCACCATCGATTCGTGGCTCATTTACAATCTGACTGGCGGCGAGCTGCACATCACCGACGCTGGCAACGCTTCGCGCACCATGCTCTACAACATTCACACTGGCGAGTGGGATGATGAACTCCTCGCGCTCCTGGACGTGCCGCGCGGCATTTTGCCGGAGGTGCGAAACTCCAGCGAAGTCTACGGCGAGACCGCCGAGGGCTTACTGGGCAGCCGCATCAAAATTGCCGGTATCGCGGGCGATCAGCAGTCGGCCACCTTCGGGCAAGCCTGTTTGGAGCGCGGCATGGCCAAAAACACCTACGGCACCGGCTGCTTTTTGCTGATGAATACCGAAGGTGACGCGGTGCCCAGCCAAAACCGCTTGCTGACCACGGTGGCCTGGCAACTCGGCGGCGAGCGTACCTACGCGCTGGAAGGCGGGGTGTTTGTCGGCGGAGCGGTGGTGCAGTGGCTGCGCGACGGCCTAGGCATCATCCGCAGCAGCGGCGACGTTGAAACGCTGGCGGCCAGCGTGCCGGACAGCGGCGGGGTGTTTTTGGTTCCGGCCTTCGTGGGACTCGGCGCTCCGTACTGGGACCCCTACGCACGCGGCAGCATGCTGGGCCTGACGCGCGGCTCGACCGCCGCCCACATCGCCCGCGCCGCGCTGGAAGCGGTGGCTTACCAAAGCGCCGAACTGGTCGCCGCCATGGAAAAAGACAGCGGCGTGACCCTGAGAGAACTGCGGGTAGACGGCGGAGCCAGCAACAACGACCTGATGATGCAGTTTCAAGCCGACATTCTGGGCGTGCCGGTGGTGCGCCCCAAAATCACCGAAACCACCGCGCTGGGGGCCGCTTACTTGGCAGGCTTGGCGGTGGGCTACTGGCAAGACACCAGCGAGATTTCGGCTCAGTGGCAAGAAGAGCGCCGCTTTGAGCCGCAGATGGAGCCAGCGGAACGCGGGGCCCGCTTGGCCAAGTGGAAAAAAGCGGTGGAGCGCTCCAGAGCATGGGAAGACGCCGACGCCTGAACGGGTGCGCTGACTGGGCCGACCCTTCCGCGCTGTCCGGCTTTATTGGTGTGTAAGTTGCCTCGCTGAACATCTGTTCAAACTGTGCGAACATAAGTTCATATCTTTTGCTTTTATCCGTAAGCGCCGATTCACCCACCGACTCAAAAGGAATCACCCATGACTCAACCTCTTCCCAGCACCCGCGCCCAGCACCTCCAAGCCGCCGCCCAAGACACCACATGGGACGTTGTGGTCATCGGCGGCGGCGCTTCAGGCCTCGGCGCGGCAGTCGAAGCGGCCACACGCGGCTACAAGACTTTGCTGCTCGAAGCTTATGACTACGCCAAAGGAACTTCGAGCCGCAGCACCAAACTGGTTCACGGCGGGGTGCGTTATCTGGCGCAGGGCAACGTGTCGCTGGTGCGCGAGGCGCTACACGAACGCGGCCTGCTCAAGAAAAACGCGCCGCACTTGGTTCACGACCTCGGCTTTTTGATCGCCTCGTACACATGGTGGTCAAAGCCGTTTTACGGCATCGGCATGAAGGTCTACGACGCGCTGGCCGGCAAGCTCAATTTGCAGCCGAGCCGCTTAGTCAGCAAGGCCAAAGCCTTGCAAATGGCTCCCACTTTGCAAAAAGCTGGCATTAAAGGTGGCGTGTTGTACTTTGACGGCCAATTCGATGATTCGCGCCTCGCTATTACCTTGCTGCGAACTTTTGAAGATTACGGCGGCGTGGCGCTGAATTACGCGCCAGTGGTGGGCCTGACCAAATCCGGCGGCAAGATTTCGGGGGTCAGCTTCCGAGATTCCGAAACAGGCAAAAGCTACGCCGTCAAAGCCAAAACGGTGATCAACGCCACCGGGGTTTTTGTAGACAGCGTCCGTAAGATGGACGACGCGCAGGCGAGGCCGATGCTGTCGCCTAGTCAGGGCGTCCACGTGGTGGTGGGCCGCCAATTCTGGCCGAGCGACAGCGCCCTGATGGTGCCGCGCACCGACGACGGGCGGGTGCTGTTCGCGGTGCCTTGGCACGATCATGTGGTGATCGGCACCACTGACACCGCCGTGCCAGAAGTCAGCTTGGAGCCGCGTGCTTTGCCCGAAGAAATTGATTTCATTCTCAAAACCGCTTCGCAGTACATGAATCCGGCTCCCACCCGCGCCGACGTGCAGAGCGTGTATGTTGGCCTGCGCCCGCTGGTCAAGGCGGCACAGGGCAGCGACACCAAGGCCATCTCGCGTGACCATGTCATTCGCATTTCTGAAAGTGGCCTGCTGACCCTGACCGGCGGAAAGTGGACGACTTACCGCCGGATGGGCGAAGACGCCGTCAACCGCGCCGCCAAGCTGGCGAACCTGCCCGAACGCCTGACCCTGACGCCGGGCCTGCGCTTACACGGCTGGAGCGAGGACGAGCGGGCCGACCACTGGAAGGTTTACGGCAGTGACGCCGACAAAGTTCAGGCTATGGAAGGAGCCGCCACGCCGCTGCACCCCAAGCTGCCTTATATGGAAGCCGAAGTGCGCTGGGCGGCCCAAATGGAACAGGCCCGCACCGTGGAAGACGTGCTGTCGCGGCGCTTGCGGGCGCTGCTGCTGAACGCTCAGTCGAGCATTGAAGCGGCCCCCCGCGTGGCTGAACTGCTGGCCGAAGAGCTCGGGCAAGACAAAGCTTGGCAAGCCGCACAAGTGGAGGAGTATCAGGACTTGGCGAAGGGTTACTTGCTGCCTGCCTGAAACGAAATTGAAGTAAAAGGGGTCAGAGCTGCGGCTTGGGCCCTTTTTAATAGTTGAATCCAAAAAATAGACAATAAAAAATCCGCCTTCTTGGGCGGTCGTTTTTCTCGAACTTCTTTAAATTGATAAAGAGACTATAGCGCGGTATTTGGGCGCTGTCAAGTTTATGCATTGGGAGGTAGGGAATTTCCGGACATGATGGGTTCTCCTCACCCCTCAACGACCTGCCGTGTACACGCTTCGAGTCCGTTGCCAAGGCCCAAGCGCTGTGTTCATTTCGCTGAGTTCGTTGTTCTTTGCGGCACTGAGACTGACGCCGGTTTACCTACGTACTTGAGCTGAAAGCCTGCACTCTGAGTCTGACCCGTCAGGGCGTATTCCAGCGCCGTGCCGGGAGCAGCACGCAGCAGCAAGGCCACAGGTGCAGCCGGTGCACTCCCCGCCGCTTGGGCGGGCACGGCGGGAACCGGCGGCAAAGCCGTTTCAGCTTGCCCCACGCCGAGCCGCAACCCCGCAGCCAGAAGGATGAATTTTTCATATCGCCCAGCATAATCAACCCGCCCTCCGAAACATTACGGTTTGACGGCGTAGACTGAGCGACCCCATCACCAAAAGCCTGTCCGTTTTAAGCTGAAACGGGGCGGGCTGATTGGTTAGAAGGAGCGTCAGCGTCTCTTGTTGCCATAAGCGGCTTCTTGACCACAACGGCGAGCCTCTCAACTCATCCTCATCCGCCCCGAGTAGCGGCGCGAACGCCAACGGGCCTCCCCCATCCCCGCTTGGCGCTAAACTGCTCGCCATGAGACTCGCCGTCATTGCAGATTTGCACGCGAATCTGGAGGCGACCCTCGCCGTTCATGAAGACCTTCGCCGCCGCGACATCAAAGAACTCTGGGTGCTGGGCGATATCGTCGGCAAAGGGCCGCGCCCGCGTGAGGTGCTTCAGTGGGTGCAGCAACATGCCAGCCGCACCGTGCAGGGCAACTGGGACGCGCGGGTGGCCGGCGTGACCAACCGCCCGCAGGATTTGTGGCCGCGCAGCCGTCTGAGCGCCCCAGAGCTGCGCTACCTCGCCGAGTTGCCGTTCGGGATCGAGGAGCAGTTCGGCGGCGCGTGGTGGCGCTTTGTCCACGCCAGCTCTAAAGGGGTCTTTCACCGCCTTTACCCGCACAGCAGCCTCCACGAGCAGCTTGAAGCCTTCGCCCCGCAGCCGCACCTCGGCCTGCACGAGTACGCCGACGCCCTGGTGTACGCCGACATCCACGAAACGCTGATGCTGGACGTGGAAGGCCGCCCGCTGATCAACTGCGGCTCGGTGGGCAACCCCCTGGACAGCACCTTGCCGAGTTACCTGATCTTGGAATTTGCCGAAACTGGCCCAAGTTACAGTGCTCAGTTCGTGCGGCTGACCTACAACCGGGACGCCGAAATCGCTGCCGCCGAGCAAAGCGGAATGCCTTTTACCCGCGAGTACATCGCTGAACTCCTCACCGGCGCGTACCAAAAACGCCGAGCACGCGGTGAGGGTACCGGATGACTTCACATACCGTCACCCAGCCCCCGACTTCAGCCGCACCGACCAACCTAGCAGCAGGCCACGCCGCACCGATTGAGGCAGAGATATTTCCCGAGAAAGGAGATCGCTAGAAAAGCTCTCTTCTCCCCCGTCCCACCGCTCTTAGCGCCGCCCGAACGGCTTGTCACTGCTGTGGGCATCCGGCGTTCGGGCATCTGAAGCGCCGTAGCCGGGGGCCATTTCACGGCCTGCGCCCGCAGCGCTGCGGCCTGCTGGCGACGTGGCCGAGCCGTTGTACGAGTTGCCTAAGCCCGCGCTCGGTGCGGCGTTGGGGTTCGCGCCGCCGGGGTCATTGGCGAGGCGGGCAAATTCTTTGGGATCGACCGAGCGCGCTAAGCCCGCGTCGTAGCTGATGACGCGGCGGCGGAATAAACCCGCCAAATAAGCGTCCATCGTGACCATGCCTTCCCGTGAGCCGGTCTGCATCACCGAGACGATCTGGTAGGTCTTGCCTTCGCGGATCAGCGCCCTGACCGCCGGATTGGCAATCAAGAGTTCGTAGGCCAGTACCCGCCCACCGTCAAGGCGCGGAATGAGCTGCTGGGTCATCACGGCGACCAAGTTGTTGGCGAGCTGCACCCGGATCTGCTCTTGCTGCTCTTCCGGAAACACGTCCACGATGCGGTCAATCGATTCGGGGGCCGAGTTGGTGTGCAGCGTGCCCATCACCAGGTGCCCAGTTTCAGCGGCGGTCACGGCGGCCTTGATGGTTTCGTAATCGCGCATTTCGCCGACCAGAATCACGTCGGGGGCTTGGCGCAGCACGGCCCTGAGGGCGTTGTCGAAGCCGTAGGTATCGCTTCCCACCTCGCGCTGATTGATGATGCTCTGCTTGTGCTGGTGCATGAACTCAATCGGGTCTTCGATGGTCATGATGTGCAGCTTTTTGTTGACATTGATGTAATCGATCATGGCCGCCAGCGTCGTGGACTTGCCGGAGCCGGTAGGACCGGTCACCAGCACCAAACCGCGCGGGGCGTTGGCAACTTCGATGACGTTTTGCGGCAATCCCAGATCCTGCACACTCTTGATTTTGGTGGGAATGAGGCGCATCACACCGCCCACCGAGCCGCGCTGCACGAAAGCGTTAACACGGAAGCGGGCTTGGTCGCCCAGCGCGAACGAAAAATCGAGTTCGCGCTTGTCTTCAAATTGGCGCTGCTGCTTGTCGTTCATCATGCTGTACATCAGCTTGCGGGTGTCGGCGGGGGTGAGCGTCTCCATGTCTTCTTGGGTGTAGACCCCCGAAAGCTTGAACTGCGGCGGCAAGCCCACCGTCAAGATGATGTCGGAAGCGTTTTTTTCGGCGGCGATCCGCAGAATGTCGGTAATATCGGGGCCAAAAGTCATGGATTCTCCTTAGAGGTGGGAACAGGTATTAAGCAAAAATAGGTCAGTTACTGGTGACGGCCAGCACTTCTTCGAGGGTGGTCTGGCCCAGCAGCGCTTTCTCGATGCCGTCTTGGCGCAGGGTTCTCATGCCGCTGTGCTCAATGGCAATTTCACGAATTTCGGCGGCGGTTTTGCGCGTGCCGATAGCGCGGCGAATCGGCTCGTCGACGACCATCAGTTCGTGAATACCCATCCGGCCTTTGTAGCCGGTGCCGCCGCAGCGTGGGCAGCCCGCGCCG from Deinococcus detaillensis harbors:
- a CDS encoding metallophosphoesterase family protein, yielding MRLAVIADLHANLEATLAVHEDLRRRDIKELWVLGDIVGKGPRPREVLQWVQQHASRTVQGNWDARVAGVTNRPQDLWPRSRLSAPELRYLAELPFGIEEQFGGAWWRFVHASSKGVFHRLYPHSSLHEQLEAFAPQPHLGLHEYADALVYADIHETLMLDVEGRPLINCGSVGNPLDSTLPSYLILEFAETGPSYSAQFVRLTYNRDAEIAAAEQSGMPFTREYIAELLTGAYQKRRARGEGTG
- a CDS encoding type IV pilus twitching motility protein PilT, producing the protein MTFGPDITDILRIAAEKNASDIILTVGLPPQFKLSGVYTQEDMETLTPADTRKLMYSMMNDKQQRQFEDKRELDFSFALGDQARFRVNAFVQRGSVGGVMRLIPTKIKSVQDLGLPQNVIEVANAPRGLVLVTGPTGSGKSTTLAAMIDYINVNKKLHIMTIEDPIEFMHQHKQSIINQREVGSDTYGFDNALRAVLRQAPDVILVGEMRDYETIKAAVTAAETGHLVMGTLHTNSAPESIDRIVDVFPEEQQEQIRVQLANNLVAVMTQQLIPRLDGGRVLAYELLIANPAVRALIREGKTYQIVSVMQTGSREGMVTMDAYLAGLFRRRVISYDAGLARSVDPKEFARLANDPGGANPNAAPSAGLGNSYNGSATSPAGRSAAGAGREMAPGYGASDARTPDAHSSDKPFGRR
- a CDS encoding glycerol-3-phosphate dehydrogenase/oxidase, whose protein sequence is MTQPLPSTRAQHLQAAAQDTTWDVVVIGGGASGLGAAVEAATRGYKTLLLEAYDYAKGTSSRSTKLVHGGVRYLAQGNVSLVREALHERGLLKKNAPHLVHDLGFLIASYTWWSKPFYGIGMKVYDALAGKLNLQPSRLVSKAKALQMAPTLQKAGIKGGVLYFDGQFDDSRLAITLLRTFEDYGGVALNYAPVVGLTKSGGKISGVSFRDSETGKSYAVKAKTVINATGVFVDSVRKMDDAQARPMLSPSQGVHVVVGRQFWPSDSALMVPRTDDGRVLFAVPWHDHVVIGTTDTAVPEVSLEPRALPEEIDFILKTASQYMNPAPTRADVQSVYVGLRPLVKAAQGSDTKAISRDHVIRISESGLLTLTGGKWTTYRRMGEDAVNRAAKLANLPERLTLTPGLRLHGWSEDERADHWKVYGSDADKVQAMEGAATPLHPKLPYMEAEVRWAAQMEQARTVEDVLSRRLRALLLNAQSSIEAAPRVAELLAEELGQDKAWQAAQVEEYQDLAKGYLLPA
- the glpK gene encoding glycerol kinase GlpK yields the protein MPQYILALDQGTTSSRAIVFDQLGNIKAQAQKEFHQLFPRPGLVEHDAQEIWSTQIGVAQEAITQARLRPSDIAAIGITNQRETVVIWERVSGKPIHNAIVWQDRRTAGWCDQLKAAGKEELIQQKTGLILDAYFSGTKVKWILDNVEGAREKAEKGELAFGTIDSWLIYNLTGGELHITDAGNASRTMLYNIHTGEWDDELLALLDVPRGILPEVRNSSEVYGETAEGLLGSRIKIAGIAGDQQSATFGQACLERGMAKNTYGTGCFLLMNTEGDAVPSQNRLLTTVAWQLGGERTYALEGGVFVGGAVVQWLRDGLGIIRSSGDVETLAASVPDSGGVFLVPAFVGLGAPYWDPYARGSMLGLTRGSTAAHIARAALEAVAYQSAELVAAMEKDSGVTLRELRVDGGASNNDLMMQFQADILGVPVVRPKITETTALGAAYLAGLAVGYWQDTSEISAQWQEERRFEPQMEPAERGARLAKWKKAVERSRAWEDADA
- a CDS encoding sugar-binding transcriptional regulator; protein product: MTNPDHAPPETLPDQAAQAVQVARLYFYQGLTTGQIAAELGVSRPKVSRLLTLAKQSGLVEIRIHDPAEHPQVLEAQLRQRFPDLSPHVVDVPTGSSEAVSLERVSAYSANLLSNTLQPQQIVGLAWGNTLEAVSRALKPRAIPELTFVQLNGSANAEDFMSGFVTDTVARFARNYGGRAQLFPVPTFFDSAETKKMMWQERSVRHVLALQERADVLLYSLGSTEAEMPSYVYTAGYLEAHEEAGLISAGVVGDLATVFFRADGSFEGIPMNARASGPDLGLVRAAPQTICVVAGVGKARALHAALLGGLAKVLVVDEPTARAVLALG
- the trxA gene encoding thioredoxin: MKPVELSDSNFKSEIESGLTLVDFWAPWCGPCRMVAPVMEEIAGQYSGKVKVGKLNVDDNQQTAMQFKVMSIPTVMLFKDGQLIETAVGAQPKRAFEQLINKHVENAVSN
- a CDS encoding DUF309 domain-containing protein, encoding MWSAQSSQEWNEGARLFNAGLWWEAHEAWEGRWLIAAGEERAFLQALILLAAALHRRWAYGSLTHRNFDKAQKYLQALPAEYGGVDLLKLNQDVWAALQQEGQRPQLPVHSNLK